In Calderihabitans maritimus, a genomic segment contains:
- a CDS encoding molybdopterin-dependent oxidoreductase: DEPAGCYEDIEHADTFIFWGCNMAEQHPILFSRVTDRKLSNPGVKVIDIATRQTRSTEIADMYLEFKPGTDLAIMNAMAHVIIKEGLVNEEFVSKYVKFKKGKENIGYGLEDKFKFKDEPQEITFEEYKQFVEKYTPEYAESLSGVPADKIREVARLLADPNRNTISFWTMGFNQHVRGTWANNLVYNLHLLTGQFGRPGATAFSLTGQPSACGTAREVGTFAHRLPADMVVTNPEHRAIAAKIWGVPIEKIPAKVGLHTIEMWRAVDRGEIKAMWVMCANPMQSLPNLNRYRKALEDNKTFLVVSDVYPTQTTKLADVILPSAMWVEKEGMYGNAERRTQHLAKAVDPPGEARDDLWQIVEIAKRLGYGKLFEYDDPNLKKALWEEYRKFGEGRGHDYAPYEEYVKARGLQWPVVNGKPVKRRFVAGEDPYAKAPFDFYGNKKDEHKAIIWARPYEPPAESPDEEYPFWLCTGRVLEHWHTGTMTRRVPELDRAVPRAYVEINPEDAKELGIKQGDKVKLVSRRGEVIIEAEINGRGKPPRGYLFVPFFDDERIINLVTIDAYDPISKEPDFKKCAVRIEKV; the protein is encoded by the coding sequence GACGAGCCGGCGGGCTGTTATGAGGATATCGAGCACGCCGATACCTTTATCTTCTGGGGCTGCAACATGGCGGAACAGCACCCGATTCTCTTTTCCCGGGTCACTGACCGGAAGCTGTCCAACCCTGGTGTGAAAGTTATCGACATCGCTACGCGCCAGACCAGGAGTACCGAAATTGCAGACATGTACCTGGAGTTTAAGCCGGGTACTGATTTGGCTATCATGAACGCCATGGCCCATGTGATTATCAAGGAGGGCCTGGTGAACGAAGAATTTGTCAGCAAGTACGTCAAGTTTAAAAAAGGGAAGGAGAATATCGGCTACGGGCTGGAAGATAAGTTTAAGTTCAAGGATGAACCTCAGGAAATTACCTTTGAGGAGTACAAGCAGTTTGTGGAAAAGTACACGCCTGAATATGCGGAAAGCCTGAGCGGAGTACCTGCGGACAAGATTCGGGAAGTAGCACGGCTGCTGGCCGACCCCAACCGGAATACCATATCTTTCTGGACCATGGGCTTTAACCAGCACGTTCGGGGCACCTGGGCCAACAACCTGGTCTATAACCTGCACCTTTTAACGGGTCAGTTTGGACGTCCCGGCGCAACCGCTTTCTCCCTGACCGGGCAGCCCAGTGCCTGTGGAACCGCCCGGGAAGTGGGTACCTTTGCCCACCGTTTACCCGCCGATATGGTGGTGACCAATCCCGAGCACCGGGCTATCGCGGCGAAGATCTGGGGTGTGCCGATAGAAAAAATTCCGGCCAAGGTTGGCCTGCATACGATAGAAATGTGGCGGGCTGTCGATCGGGGAGAAATCAAGGCGATGTGGGTAATGTGCGCCAACCCGATGCAGTCGCTGCCCAACCTGAACCGTTACCGCAAGGCGCTGGAGGATAACAAGACCTTCCTGGTCGTTTCCGATGTCTACCCGACCCAAACCACAAAGCTGGCTGACGTTATTCTTCCCTCCGCCATGTGGGTGGAAAAAGAAGGAATGTACGGCAATGCGGAAAGGCGCACCCAGCACCTGGCCAAAGCCGTCGACCCGCCCGGGGAAGCCAGAGATGACCTGTGGCAGATCGTGGAGATTGCCAAGCGCCTGGGGTACGGAAAGCTGTTTGAGTACGACGACCCCAACCTGAAAAAAGCCCTCTGGGAGGAATACCGCAAATTTGGCGAGGGCAGGGGCCACGATTATGCTCCCTACGAGGAATATGTCAAGGCCCGGGGTCTGCAGTGGCCGGTGGTCAACGGCAAGCCGGTGAAACGGCGCTTTGTGGCCGGCGAAGATCCCTATGCCAAGGCACCCTTTGACTTCTACGGTAATAAGAAGGACGAACATAAGGCCATCATTTGGGCCCGTCCCTACGAGCCGCCGGCAGAGAGCCCCGATGAGGAATATCCGTTCTGGCTGTGCACCGGTCGGGTTCTGGAACACTGGCATACCGGTACTATGACCCGCAGGGTGCCTGAACTTGACCGGGCCGTCCCGAGGGCTTACGTGGAAATTAACCCGGAAGATGCCAAGGAACTGGGCATCAAACAGGGGGACAAAGTTAAGCTGGTTTCCCGCCGGGGTGAGGTGATAATTGAAGCGGAAATTAACGGTCGCGGCAAACCTCCTCGCGGGTATCTGTTCGTACCCTTCTTTGATGACGAAAGGATAATCAACCTCGTGACCATAGACGCCTATGATCCCATTTCCAAAGAACCTGATTTCAAAAAGTGTGCCGTGCGTATAGAGAAAGTTTAA
- a CDS encoding molybdopterin-dependent oxidoreductase gives MKLSRRDFLKAAAVSATMLAAGCTATTTSSPPETAENAPAGLENVDADNWYKAVCRFCGTGCGVMVGVKNGKVVATVGDKENPVNRGLMCVKGYFLSKILYGPDRLTKPMIRKNGKLVEASWDEALDLVAGKFKEAIDKYGPDSVAMWVSGQMYVWEGYAAAKLFKAGIGTNNIDPNARLCMA, from the coding sequence ATGAAGCTCAGTCGACGGGACTTTTTAAAGGCGGCTGCCGTTTCAGCTACCATGCTGGCGGCAGGGTGTACTGCCACTACTACTTCTTCTCCACCTGAGACCGCGGAAAACGCGCCTGCGGGCCTGGAGAATGTGGATGCAGACAACTGGTATAAGGCTGTCTGCCGCTTCTGCGGCACCGGCTGCGGTGTCATGGTAGGAGTCAAGAACGGGAAAGTCGTGGCTACCGTGGGAGACAAGGAGAATCCGGTTAACCGGGGCCTTATGTGCGTCAAGGGCTACTTCTTATCCAAAATCCTGTACGGTCCCGACCGCCTAACCAAACCCATGATAAGGAAAAACGGCAAACTGGTCGAGGCCAGCTGGGACGAAGCCCTGGACCTGGTGGCCGGCAAATTTAAGGAGGCCATCGATAAATACGGGCCCGACTCCGTGGCAATGTGGGTTTCCGGCCAGATGTACGTATGGGAAGGATATGCTGCCGCCAAACTGTTCAAAGCCGGCATAGGTACCAACAATATTGACCCCAACGCCCGTTTGTGCATGGCCA
- the napH gene encoding quinol dehydrogenase ferredoxin subunit NapH, with the protein MRNRRWTLARKLVQLSILVLFLSPLFGLKVIRGTLGMSQVFGVFLADPLAVLEAALAAKTVYLPVIYAALLVLGFYFIVGGRAYCSWVCPVNLLLEGVAWVRERLKIGRDLVFQGNPRYKLLGGVLILSLLSGLPVYEIVSPVAVLMRDILFGWGTEILIVLAVVLLDLFISRRGWCRYLCPLGAFYSLIGRFSLLRVKFQPSKCTNCARCDEVCYVGPHLTRQLRSGGETLIASGDCSNCGACIDACKEGALSLGLRGSAGAVTSGQASRG; encoded by the coding sequence ATGCGTAATCGTAGATGGACGTTGGCCAGAAAGCTGGTTCAGCTAAGCATTTTGGTCCTCTTTCTGAGCCCGCTGTTCGGCTTGAAGGTGATACGCGGTACCCTGGGAATGAGCCAGGTTTTCGGAGTTTTCCTGGCCGATCCCCTAGCCGTCCTGGAAGCGGCCCTGGCTGCAAAAACTGTCTATTTGCCCGTAATTTACGCCGCTCTGCTGGTCCTGGGCTTCTATTTTATCGTCGGCGGGAGGGCTTACTGCAGCTGGGTCTGTCCGGTCAACCTGCTTTTAGAAGGGGTGGCCTGGGTGCGCGAAAGGCTGAAAATAGGGCGGGACCTGGTTTTCCAAGGCAATCCCCGCTACAAATTGCTGGGCGGAGTTCTTATCCTGTCCCTTTTGAGCGGGTTGCCGGTATATGAGATAGTTTCGCCCGTGGCCGTGCTCATGCGGGATATCCTTTTTGGCTGGGGCACGGAAATCTTAATAGTGCTGGCCGTTGTTCTGCTGGACCTATTCATTTCCCGGCGTGGATGGTGCCGCTACCTTTGCCCCCTGGGAGCATTTTACTCCTTAATAGGGAGGTTCAGCCTTTTGAGGGTGAAGTTTCAACCCTCCAAGTGCACCAACTGTGCCAGGTGCGATGAGGTCTGTTACGTCGGCCCCCATCTGACCAGGCAGCTTCGGTCCGGAGGGGAAACTTTAATCGCTTCCGGGGACTGCAGCAACTGCGGAGCCTGTATTGATGCCTGTAAGGAAGGCGCCCTCTCCCTGGGCTTGCGGGGGAGCGCCGGGGCAGTCACCAGCGGTCAGGCGAGTAGAGGATAA
- a CDS encoding 4Fe-4S dicluster domain-containing protein, whose protein sequence is MGNKEHNPFAWVVGGLLAYAGLDMVKGPGRKLLRPPGAVPEKTFLGLCLRCGKCAQACPYRAIKIAGAWAGASSGTPYITARKTPCYLCEDFHCIKACSSGALREVAREEVAMGTARINQATCIAWQGMRCEVCYRRCPFMGKAIVIERFHNYATGKHAVFGPVVKKEHCVGCGICEHVCITDVPSITVTPR, encoded by the coding sequence TTGGGGAATAAGGAGCACAATCCGTTTGCCTGGGTGGTAGGTGGACTGCTGGCTTATGCCGGCCTGGACATGGTTAAAGGTCCGGGAAGAAAACTGCTCCGCCCTCCCGGTGCTGTTCCGGAAAAAACCTTCCTGGGCCTGTGTCTGCGCTGCGGTAAATGTGCCCAAGCCTGCCCCTACCGGGCGATTAAGATTGCCGGGGCCTGGGCCGGAGCTTCCAGCGGCACACCCTACATTACTGCCCGGAAAACTCCGTGTTACCTGTGTGAAGATTTTCACTGCATCAAAGCCTGTTCCAGCGGCGCGCTGCGGGAAGTGGCCAGAGAAGAGGTGGCCATGGGAACCGCCCGCATAAACCAGGCGACATGTATTGCTTGGCAGGGCATGCGCTGCGAGGTCTGTTATCGCCGCTGCCCGTTCATGGGAAAGGCTATAGTCATTGAGCGTTTTCACAACTACGCGACGGGAAAACATGCTGTTTTCGGTCCGGTGGTAAAAAAGGAACATTGCGTGGGCTGTGGTATCTGCGAGCATGTCTGCATTACCGACGTGCCTTCTATTACCGTAACCCCCCGTTAG
- a CDS encoding sugar transferase produces the protein MRNGRPRTLFDFLLILGDLLLVNSAFILAFLIRFKGRLPAANFDPYVKLFPWISLVAVAFFNLYGLYYTVRRNWRDLLSSLICSVGLIFLSGVVLSYMTRAFAFPRTVFFLAALLQLLFLGVWRRFMWRLERKLHGSKKVVIVGTLPEAQELAGKLSRSSEGVFGVQGLIVSSQERQQPDPYPLLGRWETADRDLLEHSPDLVYICSSVPQEFKKKIIAFSLSSPWEVYLVPDLYDILVVQASLDQIDDTPVFHVGSVRPGNGLQFGKRLLDVALSAVGLVLASPIMLLISLAVKLDSPGPVFYTQERISYRGQTFKLIKFRTMIKDAEKHSGPVLAAENDPRITRVGKFLRATRLDELPQLINVLKGEMSLVGPRPERPYFVQQFEKEIPEYSYRHIVKSGITGLAQVAGKYSTSPKDKLRFDLLYARKASLLLDLQILFQTLKVLFTKGKNL, from the coding sequence GTGCGAAACGGACGCCCTCGCACGCTGTTCGATTTTTTGCTGATACTGGGAGACCTGTTGCTGGTTAACAGCGCCTTTATTCTGGCCTTTTTAATTCGCTTTAAGGGAAGATTGCCTGCTGCCAACTTCGATCCTTACGTTAAACTGTTTCCCTGGATTTCCCTGGTGGCAGTTGCCTTTTTCAACCTGTACGGGCTTTACTACACGGTTCGCCGCAACTGGAGAGACCTTCTCTCCTCTCTCATCTGCTCTGTCGGCTTGATTTTTCTAAGCGGTGTAGTTTTATCCTACATGACGCGGGCATTTGCCTTCCCGCGAACAGTGTTTTTTTTAGCGGCGTTATTACAGCTTCTCTTTTTGGGTGTCTGGCGTCGTTTCATGTGGAGACTGGAAAGAAAGCTCCACGGTTCCAAAAAGGTTGTAATCGTTGGAACGTTACCGGAAGCGCAGGAGCTGGCCGGGAAACTGTCCCGAAGCTCCGAAGGTGTATTCGGCGTACAGGGTTTAATCGTGTCATCCCAGGAGCGGCAGCAACCTGATCCTTATCCGTTGTTAGGCCGGTGGGAAACGGCTGACAGAGATCTGTTGGAACACAGCCCCGACCTGGTATATATCTGCTCCTCTGTTCCTCAGGAATTTAAGAAAAAAATAATTGCTTTTTCCCTGAGCAGCCCGTGGGAAGTGTACCTGGTACCCGACCTGTATGATATCCTGGTGGTCCAGGCTTCCCTGGACCAAATCGATGACACGCCGGTTTTTCACGTGGGCAGTGTCCGGCCCGGGAACGGCCTGCAGTTCGGGAAGCGCCTGCTGGACGTTGCCTTATCTGCCGTAGGACTGGTTTTGGCATCACCTATCATGCTTTTAATTAGCCTGGCTGTCAAACTGGATTCACCTGGTCCCGTCTTTTACACCCAGGAAAGAATAAGCTACCGGGGCCAAACATTTAAGCTTATCAAGTTTCGCACCATGATTAAAGATGCCGAAAAGCACTCCGGACCGGTACTGGCGGCGGAAAACGACCCGCGCATCACCCGGGTGGGGAAGTTTCTCCGGGCCACTCGGCTTGATGAGCTGCCCCAGTTGATCAACGTACTCAAAGGCGAGATGAGCCTGGTCGGACCCCGGCCGGAAAGACCATACTTTGTCCAACAGTTCGAAAAAGAGATACCGGAGTACTCCTACAGACATATAGTCAAGTCCGGAATTACGGGCCTGGCCCAGGTGGCAGGCAAGTACAGTACCAGTCCGAAGGACAAACTGCGCTTTGACCTGCTTTACGCCAGGAAAGCTTCGCTTCTACTGGATTTACAAATACTTTTTCAAACGCTTAAGGTGTTGTTTACCAAAGGCAAGAACCTCTAG
- the rfbD gene encoding dTDP-4-dehydrorhamnose reductase: MKIAVIGAGGQLGSDIVKVLQGTGHRCYPLAHRDIEVADRESCAILRELKPEVVINTAAFHQVDACEDDPEKAFRVNAVGAKNVAEICAGIDATCVYISTDYVFDGTKKEGYVEEDPPNPLNTYGISKLAGELYTRRCPRHYIFRVASLFGVAGASGKGGNFVETMIAKARRGEKIRVVDDMFMSPTYTWNAAEVLLKAVEQGIDHGIYHLTNGGSCSWFQFAREIFTLLGLEVDLQPVSSAQFKQKAIRPRYSNLNNQKLKHLGLKPWKKALATYLREKGYLS; this comes from the coding sequence ATGAAAATTGCCGTCATTGGCGCCGGCGGGCAACTGGGTTCGGATATAGTTAAGGTGCTGCAGGGCACCGGTCACCGGTGCTATCCCCTTGCCCACCGGGATATTGAGGTTGCCGACAGGGAAAGCTGCGCCATATTAAGGGAACTGAAACCGGAAGTGGTAATCAATACCGCCGCCTTTCACCAGGTCGATGCCTGCGAAGACGACCCGGAAAAGGCCTTCCGGGTCAATGCCGTGGGGGCTAAAAACGTGGCGGAGATATGTGCCGGCATTGATGCCACCTGCGTCTACATCAGCACTGATTACGTTTTTGACGGGACAAAAAAAGAGGGTTACGTCGAAGAAGACCCGCCCAATCCTTTAAACACCTACGGCATTTCCAAGCTGGCCGGTGAACTTTATACCAGGAGGTGCCCGCGCCACTATATTTTCCGGGTGGCCAGCCTGTTCGGCGTGGCCGGAGCCAGCGGCAAGGGCGGGAATTTCGTGGAAACCATGATAGCGAAGGCCCGGCGGGGAGAAAAAATCCGGGTGGTGGACGATATGTTTATGTCCCCCACCTATACCTGGAACGCGGCGGAAGTGCTGTTAAAAGCAGTGGAACAGGGAATTGACCACGGTATATACCACCTCACCAACGGCGGAAGCTGCAGCTGGTTCCAGTTTGCCCGGGAGATATTTACCCTTCTGGGCCTGGAAGTAGACCTGCAACCCGTAAGCTCCGCCCAGTTCAAACAAAAGGCCATCAGGCCCCGGTATTCGAATCTCAATAACCAAAAGCTGAAACACCTGGGGCTGAAACCGTGGAAAAAAGCCCTGGCTACTTATTTAAGAGAAAAGGGCTACCTCAGTTAG